The following are encoded together in the Adhaeribacter arboris genome:
- a CDS encoding succinate dehydrogenase cytochrome b subunit codes for MSWFTKTFSSTIGRKLIMSLTGLFLCSFLVVHLIGNLQLFKDDGGEAFNIYSKFMGHNPVIRTLELVLLAGFAFHIWDALALTRRNKSARSVGYAVNHLDQNSNWSSRNMGLLGTVILVFLLIHLYNFFWRARFGDLPVQTIEGEEYEDLYSVVVESFQIWWYVTIYVIAMAALCFHLIHGFASAFQTLGLNHKKYTPAIQAIGYGFSILVCLGFAAMPLYFFFQR; via the coding sequence ATGAGTTGGTTCACAAAAACGTTTTCCAGTACTATTGGCAGAAAACTTATTATGTCCCTAACGGGCCTGTTTCTCTGTTCCTTTTTAGTGGTTCATTTAATCGGCAACCTGCAGTTATTTAAAGACGATGGCGGCGAAGCTTTTAACATTTATTCTAAGTTCATGGGCCATAACCCGGTTATTCGCACCCTGGAGTTGGTACTCTTGGCCGGTTTTGCGTTCCATATCTGGGATGCCCTGGCGCTAACCCGGCGTAATAAATCGGCCCGGTCAGTGGGTTATGCCGTTAATCACCTCGATCAGAACAGTAACTGGTCGTCGCGGAATATGGGTTTGCTGGGTACGGTAATTTTAGTTTTTTTACTAATTCACTTGTATAACTTTTTCTGGCGCGCCCGGTTCGGCGACTTACCGGTACAGACGATTGAAGGGGAAGAATATGAGGATTTGTACTCGGTAGTCGTGGAATCCTTTCAGATTTGGTGGTACGTCACTATTTACGTAATTGCCATGGCGGCATTGTGCTTTCATTTAATCCACGGTTTTGCGAGTGCTTTCCAAACGTTGGGCCTGAATCATAAAAAGTACACGCCGGCTATTCAAGCCATCGGCTATGGTTTCTCTATATTGGTATGTTTGGGTTTTGCCGCCATGCCACTTTACTTTTTCTTTCAGCGATAA
- a CDS encoding fumarate reductase/succinate dehydrogenase flavoprotein subunit — protein MLLDAKIPEGPLAEKWEKHKFNVKLVNPANKRKYDIIVVGTGLAGASAAATLAELGYNVKAFCYQDSARRAHSIAAQGGINAAKNYQNDGDSVYRLFYDTIKGGDYRAREANVYRLAQVSVNIIDQCVAQGVPFAREYGGLLANRSFGGAQVSRTFYARGQTGQQLLLGAYSALNRQIAAGKVLMFPRTEMLDLVVVDGKARGIITRHLITGKIETHSAHAVILATGGYGNVFYLSTNAMGCNTTAIWRAHKKGAFFGNPCFTQIHPTCIPVSGEYQSKLTLMSESLRNDGRVWVPKAVGDKRAPQDIPENERDYFLERKYPSFGNLVPRDVASRNAKQACDEGRGVGSTGLAVYLDFADAIQRDGLDKVSQKYGNLFDMYAKITGENPYESPMRIYPAVHYTMGGLWVDYNLMTTIPGLYATGECNFSDHGANRLGASALMQGLADGYFVIPYTIGDYLAQMKTEKVTTDHPAFKEAEQQVTSRINKFLSINGTKTVDHYHKELGLLMWDYCGMARNAEGLQHAKQKISELRADFWQNVRVLGENEELNMTLEKAGRVADFLELGELMVDDALNRNESCGGHFREEYQTPENEALRDDANFAYVAAWEYTGDNQPENLHKEALDFENVKLTQRSYK, from the coding sequence ATGCTATTAGATGCAAAGATTCCCGAAGGCCCATTAGCCGAAAAGTGGGAAAAACATAAATTTAACGTGAAGCTGGTAAACCCGGCCAATAAAAGAAAATACGATATTATTGTGGTAGGTACCGGTCTGGCCGGTGCTTCGGCGGCGGCTACTTTGGCCGAACTGGGATATAATGTAAAAGCGTTCTGCTACCAGGATAGTGCCCGCCGCGCCCACAGTATTGCGGCGCAAGGCGGTATTAATGCCGCTAAAAACTACCAGAACGATGGCGATAGCGTGTACCGTTTATTTTACGACACTATCAAAGGAGGTGACTATCGGGCCCGGGAAGCCAACGTGTACCGTTTGGCGCAAGTGTCTGTAAACATCATCGATCAATGCGTGGCGCAAGGCGTACCCTTTGCCCGTGAGTACGGTGGGTTATTGGCCAACCGTTCGTTTGGGGGAGCTCAGGTATCGCGTACGTTTTACGCCCGTGGCCAGACCGGACAACAATTACTACTGGGTGCCTACAGCGCCCTTAACCGCCAGATTGCAGCGGGTAAGGTATTAATGTTCCCGCGTACTGAAATGCTGGATTTAGTAGTGGTAGACGGCAAAGCCCGGGGCATTATTACCCGCCACCTAATTACCGGCAAAATTGAAACGCATAGTGCGCACGCCGTAATTTTAGCCACTGGCGGTTATGGCAACGTCTTTTATTTATCCACTAATGCTATGGGTTGTAACACCACGGCTATCTGGCGGGCACACAAAAAAGGCGCTTTCTTTGGCAATCCGTGCTTTACGCAAATTCACCCAACCTGTATTCCGGTTTCCGGCGAGTACCAGTCTAAATTAACGTTAATGTCGGAATCGTTGCGGAACGATGGTCGCGTTTGGGTGCCCAAAGCGGTGGGCGACAAACGGGCACCACAAGACATCCCGGAAAATGAACGCGATTACTTCCTGGAACGTAAATATCCTTCGTTTGGCAACTTGGTGCCGCGCGACGTAGCCTCCCGTAACGCCAAACAAGCCTGCGACGAAGGACGTGGCGTAGGATCTACTGGCCTGGCCGTTTACCTCGATTTTGCCGATGCTATTCAACGCGACGGTTTAGATAAGGTAAGCCAGAAATACGGTAATTTATTTGATATGTACGCCAAAATTACCGGCGAAAACCCGTATGAATCGCCAATGCGCATTTATCCGGCCGTACATTATACCATGGGCGGTTTATGGGTAGATTATAATTTAATGACGACTATTCCGGGCTTATACGCCACTGGTGAATGTAACTTTTCGGATCACGGGGCTAACCGTTTAGGTGCCTCGGCTTTAATGCAAGGTTTAGCAGATGGCTATTTTGTTATTCCGTATACCATTGGCGATTACCTGGCTCAGATGAAAACGGAAAAGGTAACCACAGATCACCCGGCTTTTAAAGAAGCGGAACAACAAGTTACATCTCGCATTAATAAATTTTTATCGATCAACGGTACTAAAACCGTCGATCATTACCATAAAGAACTGGGTTTACTCATGTGGGATTACTGCGGCATGGCCCGTAACGCCGAGGGTTTGCAGCATGCCAAACAAAAAATAAGCGAACTTCGCGCTGATTTCTGGCAAAATGTGCGGGTATTAGGCGAAAATGAGGAACTGAACATGACGCTCGAAAAAGCCGGCCGCGTTGCCGATTTTCTGGAATTAGGCGAACTAATGGTGGACGATGCCCTGAACCGGAACGAATCGTGCGGTGGCCATTTCCGGGAAGAATACCAAACTCCGGAAAACGAAGCTCTCCGCGATGATGCTAATTTTGCCTACGTAGCGGCTTGGGAATATACTGGCGACAACCAACCGGAAAACCTGCATAAAGAAGCACTAGATTTTGAGAATGTAAAACTCACGCAACGGAGTTATAAATAA